The nucleotide sequence CCGCAAGGGTCAGATGCTGCCGCCCTATGACACTGGCCAAACCCTCGCCCGGCTTGAAACCGATCTCAGGCGCACGCGGGCGCAGCGCCTTGTGTCACTGGGGGACAGTTTTCACCGCCCAGATGCTAGCAGTCTGCTAACCAATTCGGACCGGATGCGCCTCCAGGCGATCACGGAAACGCTCGATTGCGTCTGGCTGTCGGGCAATCACGATCCTCATCCGCACGACATTGGCGGGGTCTGCCTCCCCGAACTGGAACTCGATGGTCTCACCCTCACCCATGAGCCGCAAAAGGGCGCCAAGGGTTTGATTTCAGGCCATCTTCACCCTGCCGCGCGGCTTCTGATCAACGGCCGCACAACGCGGAAACCCTGCTTTGTGCATGACAACAGGCTGATGATCCTGCCCGCTTATGGCACGTCCACCGGGGCGCTCAATATCTTGGCCCCGGCCTTTGCGGGCCTGTTAAACTGGCCCGCGCTCGAAGTGACCATGCTGGGGAGAGAGCGCACCTATCCGGTATCGCCGCGTCGCCTGATTGCAGGGTAAGCGGGATAAGTCCGCCAAGCGCCTTCAGCGCCTGAATAAAACGCCGCCGAGCCAGCCGGTGAACAGCGCGAGAATGACGCAGCAGATGCCATAAAGCAGCGGATATTGCGTCGCCGATTGCGCCAGGAACCGCTCAAACCCGATCTTGCGCACGGCAAAGCCCTCGGACTTGCGGGCGATGATCTCGCCGTTCTTGAACACGTAGGTCTGGGCGATATAGGGGCCCGGCGGGGCATTGCTGGGCAGGATCAGCTGGGCCGAATAAAATGTGTCCGACAGGAAGTTAACGCCGTTTTCCTGCACCCCGAAGAGTTTCTCCTGCGTCATCAGGCGGATCAGTTCTCGCCCGAACACCAGGGTCTTCCACCATCCCGCCGCATTGGGCGCGATGACATGGGCCTCGGGCAGGATGAAATTGGCATTGAGGGTCGCCACATCGGAAACTTCGCGCAGCCGCCCGCTCGAAAGCACGTGGAAGTAGCTGGGAAACCTCGGAAAAACCACTTCGTCGGTGTTGAGCCAGATGCCGAAATTATGGGTCATTTCACGCGCCACCCGGTCCTGGGTGGGGCCGAGAATAACGACGATGACGTGGAACGGTCCATCGACAAAGCGCTGACCCGAACCGGCCTCCGGCGCGATATTGCCGAAGAAGGTCATGCGCTCACCATCAAAGCTGGAGGTGATTTCGATGGTTTCGTTCGAGAGGGTCGAGACCAGCCGAGCGTTCTGCGCATGGGCGGGCGCAAGGAAGGTGAGTAAAATCCCAATGAAAACAAGGAGCCTGCTCATCGCATGGCGCCCGATACGGCCATGGAGAAGACGTCTGATGGCGTGAGGACCAGCGACAAGCCGAAGCGGATGGCGACGGCCAGGACGAGGAGGGCAAGCAGGCCCCGCAGTTGCTCCCCGCGCAGGTGCTTTCCGGCGGCTGCGCCAAACTGGGCGCCCGCCGTCCCGCCCACCATCAGGCAAAAAGCGAGAAGAATATCAACGCTCTGGCTCTGGACGGCATGGAGGATGGTCGTTGCTGCCATCATCGCCACGACCTGTGCCAGCGAAGTGCCGATCACCACATTTCCGGGCACACGGAGGAGATAAACCAGCGCCGGGACCATGATGAAACCGCCGCCAATGCCAAGGAGCGAGCCGACAAAGCCGATGAAGAGGCCAATGGCGAGGACCGGCAGGACGGAAATATAGAGCCGGCTCTTCTTGAACCGGACCCGCCAAGGCAGGCCATGGATCCAGCTGTGCTGGTGCGGCATGCGCTCGCGCACAACGATGCCCTGACGCTGCTTGAGGATGGCGCGCACCGCCTCCTGCAGCATCAATATGCCGACAAAACCCAGCAAAATCAGGAAGCCGAGGGCGATGACGAGATCGAGTTGGCCAGCCTGGCGGAGCAGGGAAAAGGCCGCGACGCCGCCAAATGCCCCCAGAATACCGGAGAGCACCAGATACATGGCAAGGTGGAGATCAATGCCGCCACGCCGATAATGGCTGAGCGCGCCCGAGGTCGAGGCAGCCACCACCTGGCCGGTAACCGAGGCGACGGCCACCGATGTCGGCACGCCGGAGAAAATCAGGAGCGGGGTGAGAAGGAAGCCGCCGCCGACGCCGAACAGCCCAGACAAAAAGCCAACCGCCCCTCCGATCCCCACGAGAAAGAAGAGGTTCACGGAAAGCTCGGCGATCGGCAGATAGACCTGCAAGACCCTGGGTCCCGTATAGAATAGGCGAACTGGGCCTATTCTAGCGACGAGACTGTCAACAAGAGGTCAAGATTGGCACCTGGCGCCTGATACGGGCGGCTCGAGCGAGATCAATTCTGCGTCGGGGTCGCCATCAATTCCCAGATATTGCCCTCGGTGTCCTCGAAATAGGCCGAATAGCCCCATTCCGATTCCGTGCCGGGAGTAATGATGCTGCCGCCAGCGATGAGGACGCGCTCAAGAATGGCGTCGACTGCCTCGGGCGATTCGGCGCGATGGCTGAGAACGAAGCCCGGCGTGCCCTCAAGCGCTTCCGGCTTACCCGCCGTCTGGGCAATCTGCTCGCGCGGGAACAGAACGAAGGAAAAATCCTCGTCGAAGAAGAAGGCAACATGGTCTTCGCCAGCGCCGATCTGTTCGTCGGAGATCTCGAACAGGGCACGGTAAAAGACAAAGGCGCGTTCGAGTTCATCGACGCCGATGGTGATGATGGAAATCTTGGGCTTCATGGCCACCTCTTGCTGCTGGCCACGCGCGGCGGCAAATCGCTCAACTGACGGACAGGCTAGGACTTTTCGCCGCCGGTCGCAAACAGGGCTTCAAACTGGCCATCCTCGATGCGGGATGCGGCGATCACCGCCTGGGTGCGGCTGTCGACGTCGAGCTTCTGCAGAATCGCCGAAACATGGGCCTTCACGGTGGCTTCGGAAATTGTCAGCTCAAAGGCGATTTGCTTGTTCATAAGTCCGTCGCTGAGCATCATCAGCACGCGAACCTGCTGCGGAGTGAGGGTGGCAAGACGCTTCATCAGCGCCGATTGCTCGTCTTCGGCGCCCAGTGTCGTACCCTTGGGAACGAACACTTCGCCGGCCAGAACCGTTTCGATAGCGCGGCGGATTTCGGTCGGGCCTTCGGATTTATGGAGATAGCCGGAGGCGCCAAGCTCGAAAGCGCGGCGGATGACGGTGGCGTCTTCCACGGCCGAAATGATCATCACCGGAATGTCGGGGTATTGGGCGCGCAGCAGCAGGAGGCCCGAAAAGCCCCGTACGCCGGGCATGTTGAGATCGAGCAGCACGAGATCGCAATCGCGTTCGGCGTCCAGTGAAGCACTGAGGTTGGCGAGATCCCCGGCTTCCTCCACATTGACTGTCGCGTCGCCCACGGCAAGGGTCTGGCGCAGGGCAGCCCGGAACAGCGGGTGGTCATCCACGATGATGATACGTCGACGTGTCATGAGCCTCATACTCTCCAAAAAACACCAGACCGCACGAAAATCACTGATTCACGGCCAGCGCACTTGCATATTGCGGCAATCCTTAACGGGTTCTTTACCATGTTTTCTCAAGAGTGGCCGCTAGACCTTCGTGATGCATCGCGAGGGAGATGTCTAGATTTGACAGGGACTGAACATGGCCCGCGCTTATCCTCATTCGGATTATGCTGACACGCCCCGTAAAGCCAATGGCGGGGAGTGGCAGGCATTGCGTGGCGAATTGGTCGCCCTGCTCGATCAGGTTGAAAGCCGTTTCGCCCGTCCGGCGGGCGATGAAAGTGCCCTTGGCGGATTGTCGCAGCGGGTTCGATATCTCCGCGGTCAGGTCGAGGCGCCCGAACCGGCGCTGCGCCGCCGCGAAGCCTTGCGCACGGTCAAGCGCGCTGTCGATCGGTTCAGCCCGCGCGACGACCGGCACGATGACGATGACGACGCACTGACCTCGGCCATCGCCGAAATCCGCAGCCGTCAGGGCGCAGCATCCATTTCCGCGCTCGATCGCCGCCCGTCCGAGACCCCAGAGTTCCGCGAATTGAGCGGCCTTGTCCATGGCATCAGCGACCGGCTGGGACGGCTTGAAGGCGATCTGCGCCAGCAGCGCGGCAATTCCACCCAGGTGATGGAAGTCGCCAGCCAGGTCGAGCAGCTGACCCAGGTGGTCGAGCTTCTCGCCGGGGCCGTTGGTGAAACCGGCCAGGTCAAGCGCCTCGAAGCCCAGATTGCCGGGCTCGGCGCGATGATCGAAAAGGGTGCCCAGGTCGATCTGGGCGCGATCAATGCGCGCCTCGACGATGTGTCCGCCACGGTGGGCAAGCTTGCCGAATTGCAGGCCCAGCAGATGGAGCGCGAGATTGTCCGCCAGGAGCGCGACGACGCCGCGCCCAAGGGCAAGGGCGTGGCCAAGCTCGAGCCTGTCATGCACGCCATCGAAGACAGCGTGCGCAGCGTTTATGACCGCATCGACGCCATCGAAAAGAGCCTGGCGCTGTCCTCGGGCGATTTCGAGCGGCTGACCAGTGAAATGGCCGCCTTCACCCAGGCAATGAAGGATCAGACCGGTTCGCCCGATATTCTGGTCGACCGGGTAGAAGCCCTCGTCGCGCGCATGGACGGCGTCGATAGCGGCAATGGCGATGTGCTGGCGCTGAAGGACGAGATCGTCGGTCTGCAGCAGGCCGTGCTGCAGGGCATGGAGCCCCGCTTCGTCCGCATCGAGAGCAGGATCGAGGCGCTCAGCGATCGCATGGCGCCGGTCGATACCAGTGCTGTCGAAGGCCAGCTCAAGCAGCTGATGTCGCGCATGGACGAGGCAGGCGAACAGCTCGATGGGCTCGCGCGGCTCTATCATGACGCCAGCGAACGCTCCGACTTCGAATCGCTGGCCACCATGGTGGCCGAGCGCACCAGCGATGCCGTGACGCGCAAGGCGCCGGCACCGGTCGCGATGTTTGGACCGGAGAGCCTCAAGAGCATCGAAGACCGCATTTCGACGCTCGTCCGTTCGGTCAACAAGCAGCCCGATATCGAGACACTCGCCGATATCGTCGCCGAAAAGACCTCCCTCGCCGTCGCCCAGGCGCGCGGTCCGGCCAGCGGCATGGACGGCACCAGCATGGATGCGCTGGAAAAGCGCATGACGGCCCTGCTCAACACTGCAGGCCGGGACACGGCCGAGCGGCTGACGCGGCTTGAAGCCGCTCTCGCCTCGCGCGCAGCTCCGGCTGCAACTCCGACAGCACCCGCCGCTGCCATGGCTGCTCCCATCGTTGCGCGGGAAGAGGTCGAACCGTTCCAGATGCCGCAGGACGATGGCCTGCGCCTCGATAATATCCTGTCGCGCCTGTCGAGTGGCCCCAGCGACGCCATGCCGGACAATCCGGCAGAAGAAGCGCCGCTGATCGACAAGGGTTTCAAGGATATTCCTGCGCGCCCCGCTGTTGTGTCGGCGCCGGTCGCACGGAATATACCGGCCGAGAAGAAGCCCGAAGAGCCCGGGCGCATGCAGTTTGATCCCAATCTGGTCGAGCGCCCGCCACGCCCGCAATCGAGCTTTGCGCTCAGTGAAAAAGAGCCTTTTGCCCCGGCAATGGCTGCAGCGGCCGCGCCCGCCGTGGAAACACCGGTCAGCAATACCAGCACTTTCGTTGCCGCTGCCCGTCGTGCCCAGCGCGCCCGCCAGGAGCAGACTGTCGTCGATACCCCTGCCAGCTCGCTGATCAGCAGGGCGCTCGCCCGCGTGCGTCCGGCCGCCAAGACCGAAGCGCAGGATGAGCTGGCACCCGTCGCAGAGGCGCCGGTCGAAAAGCCCGCTGCGCTAAAGAAGTCTCGGCGCGCGCCAATCATCGCTGCGGATGAGCCGATGGCGGACACGACGGCCGAAGACGACATCGAAGCTATCGACGCGGGCCAGCCCGGGTTCCTGCAGCGTCACCGCCGGCCACTCCTGCTCGCCGCGGCGCTTGTTGCCGTGTCGCTCCTGACATTGAACCTCGTGCTCCAGCGCACCGTGGGCCAGCGTAGCGCGACGATGCCTGTGGCAGAAGCGGCGCCCGAAGCGGTCGCGCCGGTCAATCCCGCACCCTCGGACGACCAGTCGCTGGTTGCGCCGCGCATCATCGACATGATCGATGCCACCACGGTCGGCTCGATCAATCCGGCGCCCGCCAGTTTCTCCAGGGACCCGATTGCGCCGCCCATGCCGGCACTGTTGTCGGCTCCGAGCGCCGAGGAACGCCTCGCGCTGGCGTCGACAGGTTTGACCGCCGAGCCCGTCGCGGAAGCGGTCGTCGCAAGCTTTGATCTTCCCGCCGAAGGCGTGGGGCCGCTGGAATTGCGAGAGGCTGCGGCCGGTGGCGATCCTCGCGCCCAGTTCGAAGTGGCTGCCATCTTCACCGAAGGCCGCGCAGTGCCCCAGGACCTCGAAGAGGCCGCACGCTGGTACGAGCGTTCCGCAGCGCAGGGTTTTGCGCCCGCCCAATACCGTCTGGGCAATCTCTTTGAGGCCGGCACCGGTGTCGAGAAGGACCTCGAAAAGGCGCGGCTCTGGTATCAGCGCGCTGCTGAAGCGGGCAACCGCATGGCCATGCACAATCTTGCCGCGCTCTACGCCGGTGGGCTTCTTGGCGAGCAGCAGTTCGAAGCGGCGGCGCAGTGGTTCTCCGAAGCGGCAGCCTTCGGCATGACCGACAGCCAGTTCAACCTAGGCATGCTCTATGCCCGCGGCCTCGGGGTCGATCAGGATTTCGAGCAGTCCTACAAATGGTTCTCGCTTGCAGCAATGAGCGGCGATAAGGACGCTGCCCAGGCGCGGGACGACATTGCCAAGTCGCTGACCGCCGAAGCCGTGAGCCGCCTGGGCAATGAGATTTCTGCCTGGACGATCAAGCCCGTGGCGCTGGACGTCAATTTCGCCCCGATCGGGACCTGGATGGCCGAGTTCAACCCGGGCGATGCCATTGTCGCTCCGGATGTGACGACGCGTGTGCAGCAGGCCCTCAACAAGCTCGGCTTTGACGTTGGCAAGCCGGACGGCGTTGCCGGGCGCAAGACCGCCGAAGCCATCCGCGCCTTCGAGCGTGGCACAGGCATGACCGAGAGCGGCGTGATCAACCCGCGCCTCCTCGCCGTACTGGGCAGCCAGCCGGTCTGATCCGGCGGTATAGAATACAAAAGGGATCCCCGGCGGAAATCCGGGGAGCCCTTTTAATTTTCAGTCGAGGCAAGCGGCCAATGTCTGCGGCATGGTGTGCCGCACCAAGCCCTAAAAGCCGCCGCCGGTCTTGAAGCCGGTGTGCTTTCGCGTGCCGGAGCTGCCGGTGCGGGGGCGGGAGAAGCCGCCGCCGCTATTGCCGGAGCTGCCGCCCCAGCCGCCACCAAAGCCGCCGGAGGGCTTGCTCTTGCGCGAAGAGCCGCCGCCAAAGCTGCTGTCTGGCCAGGGGAAAGTGCTGGCGCCACCGTCGGCCCAGGGGGAGGCCTTGGAGGGGCGGCGCGAGCCGGTATTGGCGCTCTGGCTGCCGCCGACGGCCCAATCCTGGCTGCGACGCCAGTGATCCCAGTAGCTGGACGCAGAAATGCCGCCGCGCAGGAAATCATTGAGCAGATCACCCACGAGCTTGTCTTCGCGGAAACTCGAGCGGGGATCGTCGAACCGCTGCTTCTTGAATTCCCACTGGATGTCTTCGAGCTCGCGACGGCGGGCGGCGAGGATTTTCAGGCGATCACGCTGCTCGCGGGTCTCACCGTCTTCCTCGCGCATGCGCGCCCGGGCCTCGTCGATCTGGGCGATGATCGTGTCATCCTGGCTGGTGCGGGTGCGGCGCGCCTCGGCAAGGAGGGTCTTGAGGTCCTCCCGCTCGAGGGCGGCGGCCAGTTCTGTGGTGGCGGTATGGAAAGCCGGGTCGCGCCCTTCGGCGAGATCCTGCAGAGCCTGAGCAGCGGCGTCCCGACGGTCCTCGATGGTGACGATCCCGGCGTCGACCTGTTCAATGTCGGCCTGGATGCGGGTGATCTCGTCGCGCAGCGGCTTGCCGCCGGCCTCGTCCACAGCAGTCTCGCGCCAGGTTTCGAGCCGGGCTTCGGCGGCCTGAGCGTTCTCTTCCTGGCGCTCGGCATGTTCGCGCAGGCGCAGGGGCAGTTCGTTGAGCATGGCATAGTTCGGCCGCGCCTTGTGGTAGTCCACGAGGCGCGCAACCATGCCGTCAAAGAAGCGGACGAGATTATTGGCGCGATAGCTGGAGGTGCCGTAGCCGGCGTCCCACAGATACATGAACAGCGGATCGTCGCGGTAGGGCTTGCCCTTCTGTTCGCGATCAGTCTCGGCCATCTCGGTCTTGCGGATGGACTGCTCGGCAATCTCGCCCATTTCTTCGGCGGTGCGGCGCAGGGCCAGATATTCGGGATCGGCCTGAAGACGGGCGCTCTGCTGGCTGTCCAGCGCCTTGAGGGCTTCCTGTCGCTCGGTCAGGCGCGTGAGGGCGCTATTGCGCTGTTCGACGAGGCTGGTGCGTTCCGCTTCCAGTTCGGCGATGGCGCGCTCGGCCTTCTCGACGTTTTTGGCGTGACCCTTGAGCGTTTCACGCGCCCGCAGCTCGGCCGAGGACAGGCTACCGTCCAGCTCGGGCTGCACCGACGGGTCGAGTTTGAGCCGGGCGAGCTGACGGAACAGTTCCGCCTCGCTTTCCTTGATCTTGGCGATGCGTTCGGACGAGCGCGCCAGGCGCTTGGAAATCTCGTCTTCCTCACGGCGAATGTCGCGCATGGCCTCTTCGAGACTGGCTAGGGCTTCTGGACCACGAAGTGTCATTGCATCACCACTCAGTCACCGCGCCGCCCAAGACCGGCATCAAATATTCAATGTCAAGAAAACCATCCGATTTGCGGCCGACTTCATTGGCCTGGATGATGCCATCGTCCCGCTTGTCAGCGGCAACGGCGTTGTAGACCTCTTCAGGTACACGCACGCCCCAGATCGGCACGATCTCGGTCTTGTCCGTCTCCTCATTGAGGATCGGCAGTGACAGCACATCCCCGTCCGGCGAAATGGCCTCGACGACGATGTAGTAATTGGTGGCGGCGGTGTTGATCTCGGGGAACGACCAGAAGCCGGACTGGACGTCCGGGCGATTGACCACGCGCAGCACATATTCCTGGCGGAGCTGATCGCGCAGGGCGGTCAGGCTCTCGACGGCACTGACGGCGCCTTCGCGATTGCCTTCGGCGGCGAAGGCCTTGCCGCGGCTCACCAGGGCATCGGCCTGCACCACGGCCTGCTGAACCTTGGTTTCTTCAAAGATTGTCTCGCGCAGCGCATCCATCTGGGCCGGCAGGCCTTCGGTCAGTTCGAGCCGGGCCTGCGCTGCCTGACCGGCCGTATAAGGCTGCCAGACGCCGAAATAGCCCACGCCCAGCGCGAGCAGGGCAACGACCGCGGCGATGACGGGCTTGCCCCAGCGCTTGCGACCGACATAGAGCCGAGCCAGGGACGTGCCCAGGCCCGGCGCAGGCGGAGCATAGGAGAACCGGCTTTCGGCCAGAGCCGAAACGCCCTCCTTGAGGATATGGTCAGGAACCTCGATACCCTGTTGGTGATAGATGTCCCGCAAACGATTGATCAGCTGGGCCTCACGGGCCGCGCCGTCGAGTTCGCGGATCACCAGGTCCTGCCGGTGACGGAGCGTGTCGACCACGTCCATCGCCAGCATGACTTCATCGAGGGGAGCAGCGGGCTTTGCCGTCGCGTCACTCATCCTGCGCC is from Devosia sp. SD17-2 and encodes:
- the pdeM gene encoding ligase-associated DNA damage response endonuclease PdeM → MNYSFQRAEITETPILRFAGHNFEPLASGGLYWHARQTLLVADLHFEKMASFARKGQMLPPYDTGQTLARLETDLRRTRAQRLVSLGDSFHRPDASSLLTNSDRMRLQAITETLDCVWLSGNHDPHPHDIGGVCLPELELDGLTLTHEPQKGAKGLISGHLHPAARLLINGRTTRKPCFVHDNRLMILPAYGTSTGALNILAPAFAGLLNWPALEVTMLGRERTYPVSPRRLIAG
- a CDS encoding TIGR02186 family protein → MSRLLVFIGILLTFLAPAHAQNARLVSTLSNETIEITSSFDGERMTFFGNIAPEAGSGQRFVDGPFHVIVVILGPTQDRVAREMTHNFGIWLNTDEVVFPRFPSYFHVLSSGRLREVSDVATLNANFILPEAHVIAPNAAGWWKTLVFGRELIRLMTQEKLFGVQENGVNFLSDTFYSAQLILPSNAPPGPYIAQTYVFKNGEIIARKSEGFAVRKIGFERFLAQSATQYPLLYGICCVILALFTGWLGGVLFRR
- a CDS encoding sulfite exporter TauE/SafE family protein, which translates into the protein MQVYLPIAELSVNLFFLVGIGGAVGFLSGLFGVGGGFLLTPLLIFSGVPTSVAVASVTGQVVAASTSGALSHYRRGGIDLHLAMYLVLSGILGAFGGVAAFSLLRQAGQLDLVIALGFLILLGFVGILMLQEAVRAILKQRQGIVVRERMPHQHSWIHGLPWRVRFKKSRLYISVLPVLAIGLFIGFVGSLLGIGGGFIMVPALVYLLRVPGNVVIGTSLAQVVAMMAATTILHAVQSQSVDILLAFCLMVGGTAGAQFGAAAGKHLRGEQLRGLLALLVLAVAIRFGLSLVLTPSDVFSMAVSGAMR
- a CDS encoding VOC family protein, which produces MKPKISIITIGVDELERAFVFYRALFEISDEQIGAGEDHVAFFFDEDFSFVLFPREQIAQTAGKPEALEGTPGFVLSHRAESPEAVDAILERVLIAGGSIITPGTESEWGYSAYFEDTEGNIWELMATPTQN
- a CDS encoding response regulator transcription factor, which produces MRLMTRRRIIIVDDHPLFRAALRQTLAVGDATVNVEEAGDLANLSASLDAERDCDLVLLDLNMPGVRGFSGLLLLRAQYPDIPVMIISAVEDATVIRRAFELGASGYLHKSEGPTEIRRAIETVLAGEVFVPKGTTLGAEDEQSALMKRLATLTPQQVRVLMMLSDGLMNKQIAFELTISEATVKAHVSAILQKLDVDSRTQAVIAASRIEDGQFEALFATGGEKS
- a CDS encoding peptidoglycan-binding protein; the encoded protein is MARAYPHSDYADTPRKANGGEWQALRGELVALLDQVESRFARPAGDESALGGLSQRVRYLRGQVEAPEPALRRREALRTVKRAVDRFSPRDDRHDDDDDALTSAIAEIRSRQGAASISALDRRPSETPEFRELSGLVHGISDRLGRLEGDLRQQRGNSTQVMEVASQVEQLTQVVELLAGAVGETGQVKRLEAQIAGLGAMIEKGAQVDLGAINARLDDVSATVGKLAELQAQQMEREIVRQERDDAAPKGKGVAKLEPVMHAIEDSVRSVYDRIDAIEKSLALSSGDFERLTSEMAAFTQAMKDQTGSPDILVDRVEALVARMDGVDSGNGDVLALKDEIVGLQQAVLQGMEPRFVRIESRIEALSDRMAPVDTSAVEGQLKQLMSRMDEAGEQLDGLARLYHDASERSDFESLATMVAERTSDAVTRKAPAPVAMFGPESLKSIEDRISTLVRSVNKQPDIETLADIVAEKTSLAVAQARGPASGMDGTSMDALEKRMTALLNTAGRDTAERLTRLEAALASRAAPAATPTAPAAAMAAPIVAREEVEPFQMPQDDGLRLDNILSRLSSGPSDAMPDNPAEEAPLIDKGFKDIPARPAVVSAPVARNIPAEKKPEEPGRMQFDPNLVERPPRPQSSFALSEKEPFAPAMAAAAAPAVETPVSNTSTFVAAARRAQRARQEQTVVDTPASSLISRALARVRPAAKTEAQDELAPVAEAPVEKPAALKKSRRAPIIAADEPMADTTAEDDIEAIDAGQPGFLQRHRRPLLLAAALVAVSLLTLNLVLQRTVGQRSATMPVAEAAPEAVAPVNPAPSDDQSLVAPRIIDMIDATTVGSINPAPASFSRDPIAPPMPALLSAPSAEERLALASTGLTAEPVAEAVVASFDLPAEGVGPLELREAAAGGDPRAQFEVAAIFTEGRAVPQDLEEAARWYERSAAQGFAPAQYRLGNLFEAGTGVEKDLEKARLWYQRAAEAGNRMAMHNLAALYAGGLLGEQQFEAAAQWFSEAAAFGMTDSQFNLGMLYARGLGVDQDFEQSYKWFSLAAMSGDKDAAQARDDIAKSLTAEAVSRLGNEISAWTIKPVALDVNFAPIGTWMAEFNPGDAIVAPDVTTRVQQALNKLGFDVGKPDGVAGRKTAEAIRAFERGTGMTESGVINPRLLAVLGSQPV
- a CDS encoding DUF6384 family protein, giving the protein MSDATAKPAAPLDEVMLAMDVVDTLRHRQDLVIRELDGAAREAQLINRLRDIYHQQGIEVPDHILKEGVSALAESRFSYAPPAPGLGTSLARLYVGRKRWGKPVIAAVVALLALGVGYFGVWQPYTAGQAAQARLELTEGLPAQMDALRETIFEETKVQQAVVQADALVSRGKAFAAEGNREGAVSAVESLTALRDQLRQEYVLRVVNRPDVQSGFWSFPEINTAATNYYIVVEAISPDGDVLSLPILNEETDKTEIVPIWGVRVPEEVYNAVAADKRDDGIIQANEVGRKSDGFLDIEYLMPVLGGAVTEW